The following proteins come from a genomic window of Metarhizium brunneum chromosome 2, complete sequence:
- the Tf2-12_5 gene encoding Transposon Tf2-12 polyprotein, producing MTLLFQSQYCLTRCCSTPCFAPTVPSPRPRPHDIAPPTESQPPRQRDQAYIEDTEDEGYGSGDSIRTSSSYRPPSIEDSDDEEPHPEGSVELDIPQTLTPGQDHYRTFRPNRPRFPLEPETRARMIPDRPQLKPAPVTLKAGRRRPVHQEHHAPPMPQLSVPIPPTPNGACPPDPYDRPDLSDIKMSAATNFLQFCKGGATQCMKITWPELDAIQTETPLLKLPDLPESVFHNILEKRGDHAAISQLFPSAFHDFLDDCYSQEHLRRVTDADVDKFLKGKPDLSHEDIKARLPEWLQDKITGFLPHLANELPPRRGWDHRIELTPGREPPYQKNRPLSPRELLVVRKWLDDNLSKGFIRESRARCAAPLLLAAKPGGGVRICQDYRGLNSVTIKNRYPLPLIRETLDALCHAKYYTKLDVIAAFNKLRIAEGHEWKTAFITRFGLFESLVMPFGLCNAPASFQHYINHTLYDLLDKTCTAYLDDVLVYSQTRKEHRQHVREVIDRLIEAGLQIDINKCEFETTKTKYLGLIIASDGIQMDPDKVATVTGWEKPANVRELQRFLGFANFYRRFIRDFSSICRPLNDLLRKESAWCWTERQQHAFMQLKTAFTTGPALAFFDYNRKTVLETDASDWASGGVLSQYDDDGSLRPVAYFSSKHSAAECNYEIYDKELLAIIKALEEWRPELQGNASEFEIMTDHKNLEYFTTTKVLNQRQVRWSEFLSQFNFRIIYRPGSKAVRPDALSRRSQDVPSKSDVEDDRLKQRRKTLLPRNRFDPSALADLLGDIDDTTPMAAAPVTTLTPDLERPIDDIIDQAYNNSDLAQTMLTALRDPNVKCWPKSVRREIRIAMQDCKVRGNRIYYRDRLFLPPTDEAKIQIIYRTHSSGPGGHPGRVKTLDLITRTYWWPRMSKDVEIFVKGCDLCVRTKTSRSAPPGFLQPLPVPFRAWSDISVDYITPLPDCKRFQSIYKHILVIVCRLTKMRHFVATRTLNVDELADAFVSRVYALHGAPDNIVSDRGPQFVSEFWRQLSRRLGISLKHSSAYHPETDGQTERMNSGVEQYLRAFMSFHQNDWVDWLPLAEFAANNATSDTTGVSPFFANYGFHPRLGIEPADPCPPNLSMAQRRGFYKANTVAERFERILDQLRALAQQSIDRYERNANESRTESPIYHVGQEVWLSTKYLKTNRPMKKGDDKWTGPYEILSVYPRACRLELPDRIRIFPVFHNSLLRPVSTDEDGNRIGLPGQSEINENESRNIRGRILERDDETEEVVEKWLFDSILDCRNKDGLQYLVKWKYHAPSWQPASDLKGQDDTLLEFHREHPDKPGPATWVKKPPAQPRRSLRLRRVPLPTVKGVSFAATQLVKQIGVHFR from the coding sequence ATGACTCTACTTTTCCAGTCACAGTATTGCCTTACTCGCTGCTGTTCTACACCATGTTTCGCACCGACAGTACCCAGTCCCAGGCCCAGGCCGCACGATATTGCGCCACCTACCGAGTCCCAGCCCCCCCGCCAGCGGGACCAGGCCTACATCGAGGACACTGAAGATGAAGGTTACGGGAGTGGTGATTCTATACGAACCTCTTCTTCCTACCGGCCGCCTTCTATTGAAgacagcgacgacgaagagccTCACCCCGAGGGAAGTGTGGAACTAGATATCCCTCAGACCCTCACTCCCGGCCAAGATCACTACCGCACTTTTCGACCGAACCGCCCCCGTTTTCCGCTGGAGCCTGAGACCCGGGCCCGGATGATCCCCGACAGGCCACAGTTAAAGCCAGCACCTGTCACCCTGAAGGCAGGCAGACGGCGCCCAGTACACCAGGAACATCATGCTCCGCCAATGCCGCAGCTCAGTGTGCCAATTCCACCCACGCCGAATGGGGCGTGTCCGCCTGATCCATATGACCGGCCTGATCTGTCTGATATCAAGATGTCAGCCGCCACCAACTTTCTCCAGTTCTGCAAAGGCGGCGCGACCCAGTGTATGAAGATTACATGGCCTGAACTAGACGCCATCCAGACGGAAACCCCCTTACTAAAACTCCCCGACTTGCCAGAGAGCGTGTTCCACAATATCCTCGAAAAACGCGGCGACCACGCAGCCATCTCCCAACTATTCCCTAGTGCGTTCCACGATTTCCTTGATGACTGCTACAGTCAGGAACACCTGCGACGCGTGACggacgccgacgtcgacaagTTCTTGAAAGGGAAACCGGACCTCTCCCACGAAGACATTAAAGCAAGGCTTCCTGAGTGGCTTCAAGATAAAATAACTGGGTTCCTGCCCCATCTAGCGAATGAATTACCTCCACGACGCGGTTGGGATCATAGAATCGAACTTACCCCTGGCAGGGAGCCCCCATATCAGAAGAACCGCCCGTTATCCCCTAGAGAGCTCCTTGTTGTTCGGAAGTGGCTTGATGATAACCTATCTAAGGGATTCATCCGTGAGTCGCGCGCCCGATGTGCAGCGCCCCTTCTCCTGGCCGCGAAACCTGGTGGTGGTGTACGTATCTGTCAGGACTACCGCGGACTCAACTCGGTCACAATCAAGAACAGATACCCGCTGCCACTGATCCGCGAAACCTTAGACGCTCTCTGCCACGCCAAGTACTATACAAAGCTGGATGTTATCGCTGCCTTCAACAAGCTACGCATTGCCGAGGGGCACGAGTGGAAAACCGCATTCATCACACGCTTTGGCCTTTTCGAATCATTGGTCATGCCCTTCGGTCTCTGTAACGCCCCCGCTTCGTTCCAACACTATATCAACCATACTCTGTACGACCTGCTCGATAAGACCTGTACGGCCTATCTCGACGATGTTTTAGTCTATTCACAAACGCGCAAAGAACACCGCCAACACGTCCGCGAAGTTATAGACCGCCTGATAGAAGCGGGCTTGCAAATCGATATTAACAAATGCGAGTTTGAAACAACAAAAACCAAGTACCTTGGACTCATCATAGCTAGTGATGGAATCCAGATGGACCCAGACAAAGTGGCGACGGTTACTGGGTGGGAAAAGCCCGCCAACGTGCGCGAACTCCAACGCTTCCTCGGATTCGCAAACTTCTACCGCCGCTTCATCCGGGATTTCTCCTCAATCTGCCGGCCTCTGAACGATCTCCTACGGAAAGAGTCAGCCTGGTGCTGGACCGAACGGCAGCAGCACGCCTTCATGCAACTAAAGACCGCGTTCACCACAGGTCCTGCCCTTGCCTTCTTTGACTACAACCGTAAAACTGTCCTGGAAACAGATGCTTCCGATTGGGCCTCTGGTGGAGTACTGTCTCAgtatgacgacgatggcagTCTACGACCTGTTGCGTACTTCTCTTCTAAGCACTCCGCAGCCGAATGCAATTACGAGATCTATGATAAGGAACTACTCGCTATCATCAAAGCCCTAGAAGAATGGCGACCGGAGCTCCAAGGGAACGCGTCGGAGTTCGAGATCATGACAGACCATAAGAACCTCGAGTACTTCACAACAACCAAGGTTCTGAATCAGCGTCAGGTTCGCTGGTCCGAGTTCCTCTCCCAGTTCAACTTTCGCATCATCTACCGCCCAGGGTCCAAAGCCGTTCGACCAGACGCTCTTAGCCGACGATCCCAGGATGTGCCGTCCAAATCTGACGTTGAGGACGATCGCCTGAAACAGCGAAGGAAGACCCTGCTACCCCGGAACAGGTTCGACCCGTCCGCTCTCGCAGACTTACTCGGCGACATTGATGACACGACTCCCATGGCAGCGGCGCCCGTGACCACCCTTACCCCGGATCTGGAGAGACCTATTGACGACATTATTGACCAGGCATACAACAACTCTGACCTCGCCCAGACTATGCTGACAGCACTACGAGACCCCAACGTCAAATGTTGGCCTAAATCGGTTCGCAGAGAGATACGAATAGCCATGCAGGACTGCAAAGTCCGGGGTAACCGGATTTACTACCGGGACCGCCTGTTTCTACCCCCCACCgacgaagccaagatccAAATCATTTACAGAACGCACTCATCGGGACCAGGAGGGCATCCTGGCCGTGTCAAAACACTCGACTTAATCACGCGGACGTATTGGTGGCCACGAATGTCAAAAGATGTCGAGATCTTCGTAAAAGGATGCGACCTCTGTGTGCGCACGAAGACATCTCGTTCTGCCCCGCCTGGATTCTTACAACCGCTTCCCGTCCCGTTTCGTGCCTGGTCGGATATCTCCGTTGATTATATCACGCCCCTGCCCGACTGCAAGCGCTTTCAGTCCATTTATAAACATATCCTGGTAATTGTGTGCCGTCTGACTAAGATGCGTCACTTTGTGGCCACGCGAACCCTTAAcgttgatgagcttgccgACGCGTTCGTGAGCAGAGTTTATGCGCTACACGGAGCCCCAGACAACATTGTCTCCGACCGTGGCCCTCAGTTTGTATCCGAATTCTGGAGACAGCTATCCAGACGACTTGGTATTTCCCTGAAGCATTCTTCGGCCTACCACCCCGAGACGGACGGTCAGACAGAGCGCATGAACTCAGGGGTAGAGCAGTACCTCCGCGCGTTTATGAGCTTCCACCAAAACGATTGGGTGGACTGGCTTCCGCTGGCTGAGTTTGCCGCGAATAATGCCACGTCAGACACAACTGGCGTCTCGCCGTTCTTCGCAAACTATGGCTTTCATCCGCGCCTTGGCATAGAACCCGCAGATCCATGCCCGCCGAACCTCTCCATGGCACAGAGGAGAGGGTTTTATAAGGCTAACACTGTTGCCGAGCGTTTCGAACGGATCCTCGACCAGCTCCGCGCCCTAGCCCAGCAGTCCATTGACAGATATGAGCGTAATGCCAATGAGTCCCGCACGGAGTCCCCTATATACCATGTCGGTCAAGAGGTATGGTTGAGTACCAAATACCTTAAGACCAACCGACCAATGAAGAAAGGGGATGATAAGTGGACGGGTCCTTATGAGATCCTTAGTGTGTATCCACGCGCATGTCGCCTCGAACTCCCCGACCGCATCCGCATATTTCCCGTGTTCCACAACTCACTGTTGCGACCAGTCTCTACAGACGAAGACGGGAACCGCATAGGGCTCCCTGGCCAGAGTGAGATTAATGAAAATGAGTCCCGGAACATCCGCGGCCGCATCCTCGAGCGGGACGACGAAACGGAAGAGGTGGTAGAGAAATGGTTATTTGATTCGATCCTTGACTGCCGTAATAAGGACGGTTTACAGTACCTCGTCAAGTGGAAATATCATGCCCCAAGCTGGCAACCAGCATCAGATCTGAAGGGACAGGACGACACACTCCTAGAATTCCACCGCGAGCACCCTGACAAGCCCGGCCCCGCTACCTGGGTGAAGAAACCCCCAGCTCAACCAAGACGAAGTCTCCGCCTACGACGAGTACCACTTCCAACGGTGAAAGGAGTATCCTTCGCAGCGACACAACTGGTGAAGCAGATTGGGGTCCATTTTCGGTAG